CTTCGCGTGGCCGGCGGGGTCGCCGTTCATGCACGTGGATCAAGGGCTGCGGCGGAAGGGCGGCCGGTGGGCGGCGCTGGGGCAGCGTGACCACGAGCTGCGGGTGACGCTGCACCGCCGGTCGACGAAGGGCGAGGACGAGCCGGCGGTGGAGTGCGTGTTCTGCCTGAGCGGcgtggaggagggggaggaggtgCGGGAGCTGCGGTGCCGGCACGTGTTCCATAGGGCGTGCCTGGACCGGTGGCTGGCGACGCCGCCCGCCACGTGCCCGCTCTGCCGCTCCCGCCTCCTGACGACGCCGCCATGCGccggcgaggacgaggaggagctgGACCTGGACTCCGACCTGGTGCTGCTCATGGCGTACGTGCACGGCGGCGGCAGCAACTGGTTCTGGTCGCCATGATCCATGCCCCATATCGTCGTTTCTGTACAGCTAGCTAGCGTACGTGCACCGGTACGCCGTACACGTACGTACGGCGATCCGCACGTCGTCTCGGCAGTTTTTGTTTATTGTTTTCTGAGCTtgatggagccatttctagtttATTTCTTTGTTTTTTTGGCGGGATTGTGTACGGAGGATTGTGGATATGGCATGGGAGCTCCGAGCTCCAGCTTACTTTTGCAGTTTGTTAATGGTGGTGCATGCGCGCTCGCAATACAGGGTGGCAGAGCGTGCTGCTTGGTGGCCGCCACGTACGTCTCGGCGGGCGCACGTTGTTCCCGCCTGCCTCGACGTGTGTCATGACGACGGCCTCGTGTGCACGCAGCCGCAGGCACAGCTAGCTAGTCGCATGCATCTATACCTTTCAGTTTTTAATGGCTTGCGTTGACAGTGTCGATCTGGCCTTAACTTCATCGACGGTGGCATGGAAATATCGGACCCAAAGTCTTAGTCGACGACGTGGACGAAAGATAGAGTTGCAGCGGATATATATGATATTGCACCGTGAGAAACGAGCATATCATCATCATTGTATAATCGCACAACACACGTGCACTGACGCATGTACAGCCGATCAGTGTCGAGGACGAATGCACGATGCATCCAAAGGAATGGCTATGGCATATGACACGTACGGATGTAAATAGTACGGGTGATTTTCGTTTCAAATTCGCGTCCTTTTTGATGATGTGGTGTGCACATTATCAATCAACCGAGTGTAAATTTAGATGCAAATGTTGGTCAATAGAAAGTGTTGAGCGTCAAATTCCCCGATCCCCTGGCCATCCGTTGAGATAAATCTAACCATCACATACGGGTGTTGAGATAAATCTAGACATCACATACGGGTCAATAGTCGCACGGAAAAAACAAGAAGGGACACTTCCATTGTCTTCCTCCTCTCGACCCCTCATGTAGAGAGGATCTCGGCATTATCGGCAACTCCGGCTTGGagcagcaccagcgacattgagcCCGGCTTGAagcacactagtggaaaacggggcaatgaatcaacacacctctgcagagtgtaatgaatcgtgacctgtcactccctgttccgggatatggaactgcgaacgctgccggaaaggagctccatgaagttctagtaaaccggtgaaggctgacagacatagttcttctgaataaaagcaaccttttgaagaaatgattatgaaaacctgcattggtattagactttctggtctaatgccgtagctagtgcattaaacacctctttcccacttgttgagtacgctcgtactcatcccactcttaaatcccctgcttagatatggaggcatcgaaggaggatctacagtgcaactcgaaggccgaggagtcaacaactacttcaagagacaggaacctATCAGAgaagtcagataccacatacaacaaggataaaacctagcttagcaatagaaaggaatttGTTTCCTAATCATAGcttctatttagctagaatctattcatagccctatagctagtcaaatactctacaaatagagtttgtgataggattagactacgggtcgttcttctggagtttatttgcagatttacctcattgtaaagtaggaggctgtactgatcttatgtaacagagtctgtatgtaattctatagacatgccttggacccgcatatgtttctgttgtaccactctgagcgatataatactagtggaacggtgttccattggtgttatatcagacttgcatactggtTTCTGCATTATCTGGGGAGGATTAGTCAGGCAAaccttagtcccggctggtgggtgcaaccgggactaaagatcttttttttgtcatctaacaaaactgtcggtgggataaggacgtgtgggtaacctttagtcccggctggtgggtacaaccgggacgaaagatcttttttttgtcatctaacaaaactatcggtgggataaggacgtgtgggtaacctttagtcccagctggtgggtacaaccgggactaaagatgtcggcaggataagaacgcatgggtggacgcactgctcgatgagataaagcatgtagcgctcgacgccctgtcgaaggaacaagacaaagtagaagaggtgctgtgcctataaaaggagcatcgatacgccttgccaagcagatcaacaagccaagcagagtttcattcccatagatgaaggaaagggttgggaaatctcccgtggcgcagcttctcgaagatgtcgttggtgcacacgtccTACGGCATCTTCCGAAGCTGCTCCTCGAaattttttccctgcaagcccctgaacgactacatctcctctaacagtgttggggaaatagttgggaaatctcccgtggcgcagtttctcgaagatgtcgttggtgcacacgccctacggcatcttcggaaactgcaccttggaattttttcctgcaagcccctgaacgactacatctcctctaacagtgttggggaaagggttgggaaatctcccgtggcgtagtttctcgaagatgtcgttggtgcacacgccctacggcatcttcggaaactgcgccttggaattttttccctgcaagcccctgaacgactacatatcctctaacagtgttggggaaagggttgggaaatctctcgtggcgcagtttctcgaagatgtcgttggtgcacacgccctatggcatcttcggaaactgcgccttggaattttttccctgcaagcccctgaacgactacatctcctctaacagtgttggggaaagggttgggaaatctcccgtggcacatctccacttttaatatcttacatatagttaaatgattacacaaaaataaatgggaaattgattgccatgttgagatactcatttgtgccatgaacattcttcaattaacttgatgatggagcatcttcatcatttaaccttcttcggccgtaaccatggagcatcttcatcatttaacttgatgtttggatcaatgttcactctgaagggtggaatttcatcaaacttattataatcttctgacatgtctgtcttgtcctccactcccacgatgtttctttttccagaaagaactatgtgccgctttggctcatcgtttgatgtatttgtttccttatgtttcctttttcttggtttggtagacatatccttcacatagaaaacccgagccacatccttggctaggacgaatggttcgtctctatacccaagattgttgagatccactgttgtcattccatacaacttgtctacctaaaCCCCGCCTccagttttgttgacccatttgcacctaaacaaagggaccttaaaagaaggtccatagtcaagtttccatatatcctctatgtaaccataatatgtgtcatttgggccttcattcattattgcatcaaatcggacaccactgttttggttggtgctctttttatcttgggcgatcgtgtaaaatgtattcccatttatctcgtacccttggaaagtcactacagtcgaagatggtgtctgggccagcaagtacagctgatcttcaatatcgatgttattcaggagatgtttttgcaaccaactgtcgaaagtcgacatgtgttcacgtctaatccaatcggtcgactgccccgggttctgggagcgtacaaagttcttgtggtcaccgatatacggagccaccaaggtggaactttgtagaactatgtagtgtgcttgagtcaaagaaatcccgtccctacatatcattgatttccttcctagcgtgccttttccacttagtctcccttcatgccgcgattcaggaacaccaatcggcttaaggtcaggaataaattcaacacagaattcaatgacctcctctgttccatagcccttggagatgcttccttctggcctagcacagttatgaacatatttctttaagactcccatgaacctctcgaaggggaacatattgtgtagaaacacaggaccgagaatggaaatctcatcgaccaggtgaacgaggagatgtgtcataatattgaagaaggatggtgggaacaccagctcaaaactaacgagacattggaccacatcattctgcaacctcggtagaatttctggatttattaccttctgagaaattgca
This region of Lolium perenne isolate Kyuss_39 chromosome 2, Kyuss_2.0, whole genome shotgun sequence genomic DNA includes:
- the LOC127331448 gene encoding E3 ubiquitin-protein ligase EL5 — encoded protein: MASVCTLLFVAVLPPLAVLLVTVAGRAAVRGVGALARAHFAWPAGSPFMHVDQGLRRKGGRWAALGQRDHELRVTLHRRSTKGEDEPAVECVFCLSGVEEGEEVRELRCRHVFHRACLDRWLATPPATCPLCRSRLLTTPPCAGEDEEELDLDSDLVLLMAYVHGGGSNWFWSP